One Papaver somniferum cultivar HN1 chromosome 10, ASM357369v1, whole genome shotgun sequence genomic window carries:
- the LOC113315499 gene encoding CDT1-like protein a, chloroplastic: protein MIAICTELRKLGVTVEEGPDYCVITPPEKLNVTAMDTYDDHRMAMAFSLAACSDSTFSNTGRGILCVFVSRVTYRMEGKSAELVKSSHSSSNLAVPTSMNFTKSGDIACDLPDKYKILAEIFESIGSSVRLLSLCKILPTFQNICTQVEVFTKKRLSYNHLAQIKYILPEAIHVEKILVLDKRTMCMRQDMKVTLPLDTVETLPDQSPFTPLSQIFHQRLSKFFSNHPECCDIPEATLTVLISRKRSNLFLEESRVESSPSSNKLEPFSSGSHLSSTFKRRFSKKSIPEKTDLLASRHPFSPLEPEAVF from the exons ATGATTGCTATTTGCACTGAATTGAGGAAG CTTGGCGTCACAGTGGAGGAAGGCCCAGATTACTGTGTGATCACACCACCAGAGAAATTGAATGTTACTGCAATGGACACTTATGATGATCACAGAATGGCCATGGCATTCTCTCTAGCTGCCTGTTCTGAT TCCACTTTCTCGAATACTGGTAGAGGTATCCTCTGTGTCTTCGTCTCTCGCGTAACCTACAGAATGGAAGGTAAAAGTGCAGAACTTGTCAAGAGCAGCCATTCCTCAAGTAACCTCGCAGTTCCTACTTCAATGAATTTCACGAAATCTGGAGATATAGCATGCGATCTCcctgacaaatacaaaattttggCTGAGATTTTTGAGAGCATCGGAAGTTCAGTGAGGCTGCTCAGTCTTTGTAAAATACTGCCAACTTTTCAAAACATATGCACACAGGTGGAAGTATTTACCAAAAAAAGGTTGTCATACAACCATCTTGCACAGATAAAATACATACTTCCGGAAGCTATTCATGTTGAGAAGATTCTTGTTCTTGACAAGAGAACCATGTGTATGAGGCAAGACATGAAAGTAACACTGCCATTGGATACTGTTGAAACTCTTCCTGACCAATCTCCATTTACGCCCCTGAGTCAAATTTTCCACCAGAGGCTGTCAAAGTTCTTTAGCAACCATCCTGAGTGTTGCGACATCCCAGAGGCCACATTAACAGTTCTTATAAGCCGAAAACGCTCCAATTTATTTCTAGAGGAATCACGAGTAGAATCTAGTCCAAGTTCTAATAAGCTCGAGCCATTCTCGAGTGGATCACATTTATCTTCAACTTTTAAAAGGCGATTTTCCAAGAAGAGTATTCCTGAAAAGACAGATCTCTTAGCATCCCGGCACCCCTTTTCCCCTTTGGAGCCTGAAGCTGTGTTTTAG
- the LOC113318793 gene encoding protein WVD2-like 7 — MAESYRASQFERNEKVMAGENDVSVSFGKFENDLLSWDKWSSFSQNKYLEEVEKCATPGSVASKKAYFEAHYKKIAARKAAAELLEQEQQLEGDSGKSNCRSNNGKQAQDEDDTFEFDLGRGNRSQGFGKCKLSLIHAAEPIQDADGVNCQVSVSQVSKAEMYGQQHNFTAENLEASVTCRGETPNEKSKTETKELEVSTSAKVESQQHSQDHNVRNTEMHSQQHNFTAEDLEASVSLPDETPDGKSKTKTEELETPTSVQVESQQCSQEQNVGNTEMHSQQHNFTAEGLEASVSGRGETTDEKSKTETKELETATSAQVESQQCSQEDNVRNAEMCSQQHNLKTQELEPSISAQLENPLERSKAQTEEVVLVEAKNCYNESHAKVEDVQENQSVSLPPSSVKEESNMSTKSQEHVEVETHSGRAQSETTSISHVEEIETTKLKPRKEPRKVHPRVPAAKEKIPAKTTRKLVTPKTKAAQTSVSKASKPSQSLPAISTTCRTPARKDSSPSLLKNKQLFSADNKRTTSSTSLHMSLNAPPVKSDSSFLNTTRRSLIMEQMGDKEIVKRAFKAFKNTYGTPLSNGEGTSSTSQQLPERGSSSTIPQKDKKGTGMSVGKASPSTKQVAARPTSLGTPARPASAKQTITKASTTSPFKLRSEVKAEKHKEVMKTHDKATEVDSSRLRSKSKDVAHLNMSWR, encoded by the exons ATGGCAGAAAGTTATAGAGCTAGTCAATTTGAG AGAAATGAGAAAGTAATGGCTGGTGAGAATGATGTGTCGGTGTCGTTTGgtaaatttgagaatgatttgTTATCATGGGATAAATGGTCATCATTCTCACAGAATAAGTACTTGGAGGAAGTTGAGAAGTGTGCAACTCCTGGATCAGTAGCAAGTAAAAAAGCATACTTTGAAGCTCATTACAAGAAAATTGCTGCTCGGAAGGCGGCCGCCGAGCTACTTGAACAGGAACAACAACTTGAAGGTGATTCCGGAAAATCGAATTGTCGGAGTAATAATGGAAAACAAGCTCAAGATGAGGATGACACTTTTGAGTTCGATTTGGGTCGTGGAAATCGAAGCCAAGGTTTTGGAAAATGCAAGCTTAGCTTGATTCATGCCGCTGAACCTATTCAGGATGCAGATGGTGTAAATTGCCAAGTCTCTGTCAGTCAGGTGAGCAAAGCAGAAATGTATGGCCAACAACATAATTTCACAGCAGAGAATTTAGAGGCATCTGTAACGTGTCGAGGTGAAACCCCTAACGAGAAATCAAAAACCGAAACCAAGGAATTAGAAGTGTCTACTTCAGCCAAAGTTGAAAGCCAACAACATAGCCAAGATCATAATGTGAGGAATACAGAAATGCACAGCCAACAACATAATTTCACAGCAGAGGACTTAGAGGCATCTGTATCGCTGCCAGATGAAACACCTGACGGAAAATCAAAGACCAAAACCGAGGAATTAGAGACGCCTACTTCGGTTCAAGTTGAAAGCCAACAATGTAGTCAAGAACAAAATGTGGGGAATACAGAAATGCATAGCCAACAACATAATTTCACAGCAGAAGGCTTAGAGGCATCTGTATCAGGTCGGGGTGAAACCACTGACGAAAAATCAAAGACCGAAACCAAGGAATTAGAGACGGCTACTTCGGCCCAAGTTGAAAGCCAACAATGTAGCCAAGAAGATAATGTGAGGAATGCAGAAATGTGTAGCCAACAGCATAATTTGAAAACACAGGAATTAGAGCCTTCCATTTCGGCTCAGCTTGAGAACCCTCTGGAACGATCAAAGGCCCAAACTGAGGAGGTTGTTTTGGTTGAAGCAAAGAATTGTTATAATGAATCACATGCCAAAGTGGAAGATGTGCAAGAGAACCAATCAGTAAGCCTGCCGCCTTCTTCGGTTAAAGAAGAGAGCAACATGTCCACAAAATCACAAGAACATGTAGAAGTAGAAACGCACTCTGGGAGAGCACAATCTGAGACTACTAGCATTAGTCATGTGGAGGAAATTGAGACTACTAAATTGAAGCCGCGGAAAGAACCTCGAAAG GTTCATCCAAGAGTCCCAGCTGCTAAGGAGAAGATTCCTGCAAAAACGACGAGAAAACTAGTAACACCAAAGACCAAAGCAGCGCAAACTTCAGTTTCAAAAGCATCAAAGCCTTCACAATCCTTACCTGCAATATCTACTACTTGTAGGACTCCTGCAAGGAAGGACAGCAGTCCATCCTTACTAAAGAACAAACAACTTTTTTCCGCGGATAACAAGCGAACAACTTCTTCCACTTCACTTCATATGTCACTGAATGCACCACCTGTAAAATCTGACTCATCTTTTCTGAACACAACAAGAAGATCACTCATAATGGAGCAAATGGGAGACAAAGAAATTGTCAAAAGAGCATTCAAGGCATTTAAAAATACTTACGGCACACCGCTATCCAATGGTGAGGGAACATCCTCCACCTCTCAACAG TTGCCCGAACGTGGTTCTTCCTCGACGATTCCACAAAAGGATAAAAAAGG AACCGGAATGTCAGTGGGGAAAGCTAGTCCATCTACAAAGCAAGTTGCTGCAAGACCTACCTCTCTTGGCACTCCTGCAAGACCAGCTAGCGCGAAACAAACAATCACCAAGGCGTCAACAACTTCTCCTTTCAAATTGAGAAGTGAAGTAAAGGCAGAAAAACATAAAGAG GTAATGAAGACACACGATAAGGCTACAGAGGTAGACTCTTCACGGCTTCGATCAAAATCAAAG GATGTTGCACATCTGAACATGTCATGGAGGTGA